In Microbacterium enclense, one genomic interval encodes:
- a CDS encoding ABC transporter permease translates to MRVAPAQMARFLGARLLSSAIVLLGVLIVVFALVHLVPGDPVRLALGTRYTPEAYEALRAASGLDRSLPEQFFSYIAHALTGDLGVSFRNGQAVTTTLLQRLPATISLALVGLIIALVISVPAGVYSAQREGRVSDVIVRLSSQFGVSIPDFWLGMLLISLFSVTLGLLPASGYIAFTDDPGGWLRQVTLPGITVGLVAGAIMTRYIRAAVIDVASSGYIRTAVSKGLPRRVVVARHIVRGALVPVLTIAGIQLATILGGVIVVEVVFAWPGLGRLVYDAVAARDYPLIQGAVLLVAVMFIVVNLIVDVLYAVVDPRIRAA, encoded by the coding sequence ATGAGGGTTGCCCCCGCTCAGATGGCGCGTTTCCTCGGCGCGCGCCTGCTCTCGTCGGCCATCGTGCTGCTGGGTGTGCTGATCGTCGTGTTCGCCCTCGTGCACCTCGTGCCCGGCGACCCCGTGCGCCTCGCCCTTGGCACGCGCTACACCCCTGAGGCGTACGAGGCGCTGCGCGCGGCATCCGGTCTCGATCGATCGCTGCCCGAACAGTTCTTCTCGTACATCGCTCACGCGCTGACCGGCGACCTCGGGGTGAGCTTCCGCAACGGGCAGGCCGTGACGACCACCCTGCTGCAGAGACTGCCCGCGACGATCTCGCTCGCGCTCGTGGGCCTGATCATCGCCCTGGTCATCTCCGTCCCGGCCGGGGTGTACTCGGCGCAGCGCGAGGGCCGCGTGAGCGACGTGATCGTTCGTCTGAGCAGCCAGTTCGGCGTCTCCATCCCCGACTTCTGGCTCGGGATGCTGCTCATCTCCCTCTTCTCGGTCACCCTGGGTCTCCTCCCCGCGAGCGGATACATCGCTTTCACCGACGACCCCGGCGGGTGGCTTCGGCAGGTGACCCTGCCGGGCATCACCGTCGGCCTCGTCGCGGGCGCCATCATGACGCGCTACATCCGCGCCGCCGTGATCGACGTCGCCTCGTCGGGGTACATCCGCACCGCCGTGTCGAAGGGCCTCCCGCGCCGGGTCGTCGTCGCACGCCACATCGTCCGCGGTGCCCTCGTTCCCGTGCTCACCATCGCCGGCATCCAGCTCGCGACCATCCTCGGCGGCGTCATCGTGGTCGAGGTCGTCTTCGCGTGGCCGGGCCTCGGCCGTCTCGTCTACGACGCCGTCGCCGCGCGCGACTACCCGCTCATCCAGGGGGCCGTGCTGCTCGTGGCCGTGATGTTCATCGTCGTCAACCTGATCGTGGACGTGCTCTACGCCG
- a CDS encoding ABC transporter substrate-binding protein — MTSRTTLGIAGALAAVLALAGCSAGQSVDLGDSGSASGQTLVAAIGGEPDQLDPQKTTSYFAFEVLENVYDTLVQPDANLEMQPALAESWTTSDDQLTWTFTLRDGVTFQDGSDFTSEDVVYSYRRIIDEKLSNAWKFATVSDVSAPDDRTVVITVSQPTPNLLSNLGGFKGMAIVEKANVESGEITTAPVGTGPFSVSDYVAGDHITLKANPDYWGGAPKLGGVEYRFISEPATALASLKAGDIDWTDVVPPQQVEQLESDSTVNLGLTPSSDYWYLALNEAKSPWNDVRVRQAVAYAIDRDAIVQAVSYGTAEKNQLAIPKQSVWYTEYNTYSTDVDKAKALLAEAGFTGGTLDLLATSDYPETVTAAQIIAANLEPLGIQVQIRQPDFSTWLDEQNSGNFDMLMMGWLGNIDPDDFYYSQHHTDGASNAQKFSDPEVDRLLDAGRVETDVDARKELYAQAATIIADKASYIYLYNPSVTQLWSPKVSGYETRADRAIRFVGTSIDK; from the coding sequence ATGACATCGCGCACCACACTCGGCATCGCCGGCGCGCTCGCCGCGGTCCTCGCCCTCGCCGGTTGCTCGGCGGGCCAGAGCGTCGATCTCGGCGACTCCGGCTCCGCGTCCGGCCAGACCCTCGTCGCCGCGATCGGTGGAGAGCCCGATCAGCTCGACCCGCAGAAGACGACGTCGTACTTCGCTTTCGAGGTGCTCGAGAACGTCTACGACACCCTCGTTCAGCCCGACGCGAACCTCGAGATGCAGCCGGCGCTCGCCGAGAGCTGGACCACGAGCGACGACCAGCTCACGTGGACCTTCACCCTGCGCGACGGCGTCACATTCCAGGACGGGTCGGACTTCACCAGCGAAGACGTCGTGTACTCCTACCGGCGCATCATCGACGAGAAGCTCTCCAACGCCTGGAAGTTCGCCACCGTCAGCGACGTCAGCGCCCCCGATGACAGGACCGTCGTGATCACGGTCTCGCAGCCCACCCCCAACCTGCTGTCGAACCTCGGCGGCTTCAAGGGCATGGCGATCGTCGAGAAGGCCAACGTCGAATCGGGCGAGATCACGACCGCCCCCGTCGGCACCGGGCCGTTCTCGGTCAGCGACTATGTCGCCGGCGACCACATCACCCTGAAGGCGAACCCCGACTACTGGGGCGGCGCCCCGAAGCTCGGGGGAGTGGAGTACCGCTTCATCTCCGAGCCCGCCACGGCTCTCGCCTCCCTCAAGGCCGGCGACATCGACTGGACCGACGTGGTCCCGCCGCAGCAGGTCGAGCAGCTCGAGAGCGACAGCACCGTGAACCTCGGACTCACGCCCTCGAGCGACTACTGGTACCTCGCTCTCAACGAGGCGAAGTCCCCGTGGAACGACGTGCGCGTTCGCCAGGCCGTCGCCTACGCCATCGACCGGGATGCCATCGTGCAGGCCGTCAGCTACGGCACCGCCGAGAAGAACCAGCTCGCGATCCCGAAGCAGAGCGTCTGGTACACGGAGTACAACACCTACTCCACCGACGTCGACAAGGCGAAGGCGCTGCTGGCCGAGGCCGGCTTCACCGGGGGAACCCTCGATCTGCTCGCGACGAGCGACTACCCCGAGACGGTCACGGCGGCCCAGATCATCGCCGCGAACCTCGAGCCCCTCGGCATCCAGGTCCAGATCCGGCAGCCCGACTTCTCGACGTGGCTCGACGAGCAGAACTCGGGCAACTTCGACATGCTGATGATGGGCTGGCTCGGCAACATCGACCCCGACGACTTCTACTACTCGCAGCACCACACCGACGGCGCGAGCAACGCGCAGAAGTTCTCGGACCCCGAGGTCGACCGCCTCCTCGACGCGGGCCGCGTCGAGACCGACGTCGACGCCCGCAAGGAGCTGTATGCCCAGGCCGCGACGATCATCGCCGACAAGGCCAGCTACATCTACCTCTACAACCCGTCGGTGACGCAGCTGTGGTCGCCGAAGGTGTCGGGTTACGAGACCCGCGCGGACCGCGCGATCCGCTTCGTGGGCACGAGCATCGACAAGTGA
- a CDS encoding DUF1028 domain-containing protein, with amino-acid sequence MTFTVLARDARHGLIGAATASRSLAVGASVIAVDPAAGVVASQAWTNRSLRGRLLTAMREGRSAAHAVASVPSWDEGHALRQVAALAWTSPGAARSGDAITPWAGDSTTTDAVFAGNLLTGPEVLEAMSDAWVRSEGDLADRLIEVLRAGEAAGGDARGRQSCALLIASAEDTVLDLRVDDHDDPIAELRRLRRLSAVPTGVPATGR; translated from the coding sequence ATGACCTTCACCGTCCTCGCCCGTGACGCCCGTCACGGCCTGATCGGTGCCGCGACCGCGAGTCGCTCCCTCGCCGTCGGCGCGTCGGTGATCGCCGTCGACCCCGCCGCGGGGGTCGTCGCCAGCCAGGCATGGACGAATCGTTCGTTGCGGGGGCGCCTTCTGACCGCGATGCGCGAAGGGCGGTCGGCCGCCCACGCCGTGGCATCCGTCCCCTCCTGGGACGAGGGGCACGCGCTCCGTCAGGTCGCGGCGCTCGCGTGGACGTCGCCCGGGGCGGCCCGCTCGGGTGACGCGATCACCCCCTGGGCGGGTGATTCGACGACGACGGATGCCGTGTTCGCGGGCAATCTGCTGACCGGCCCCGAGGTGCTCGAGGCGATGAGCGATGCCTGGGTCCGAAGCGAGGGTGACCTCGCGGACCGACTCATCGAGGTGCTCCGGGCCGGGGAGGCCGCCGGTGGCGACGCGCGCGGCCGGCAGAGCTGCGCGCTCCTGATCGCGTCTGCGGAGGACACGGTCCTCGACCTCCGCGTCGACGACCATGATGACCCGATCGCCGAGCTCCGGCGCCTGCGCCGCCTGTCCGCGGTCCCCACCGGGGTGCCCGCCACCGGACGGTAG
- a CDS encoding DUF3375 domain-containing protein yields MTTTRAEAAYLRSVTAFKNPTLDLLHGRFAPFVVAVLSVVFSPDRPAVAVADAHVEVAEAIDELRAAGYDTDDDRRIPAGSARDICRGWVRVGWLGLQIEDDVEVYRLSAHAVGALEIAGRAGGGRARVSRSRVRTLLDAVERLARDAESDPARRREALLAERAALDAEIAALEEGEVVPPDDDHLLEEAENVIHLARELPADFSRVAESIAAMQRDVVAELRRDVRPTGEVLREYLERGRQVMQATPEGRAFQGALRLIGDPERIDDLTDQLHAVLTQPFSRLMTPEQRTELDAIARRVEAGVQEVLTAQRRASHVITAQVRTHDPIRDRQVDDLLRGVMAGLHRWSQTRAPGRVEPVRTLPLADVGHLRQSISDVRPPGAPEPLASGDSDVEFVDADTRAWGGPHYAELEAYVARLGDGFDLAEAFAAADAETRRPVDLVGLLEIVHRGGLTETDDVSIVEAVRPDGTTRRFAFGAVRADTFAEQDADD; encoded by the coding sequence GTGACCACCACCCGCGCCGAAGCCGCCTACCTGCGCTCGGTGACGGCGTTCAAGAACCCCACTCTCGATCTTCTGCACGGTCGGTTCGCCCCCTTCGTCGTCGCCGTGCTGTCGGTGGTGTTCTCCCCCGATCGCCCGGCCGTCGCCGTCGCCGACGCGCACGTCGAGGTCGCCGAGGCGATCGACGAGCTGCGCGCGGCGGGGTATGACACCGACGACGACCGACGGATCCCCGCGGGATCGGCCCGCGACATCTGCCGCGGTTGGGTGCGGGTGGGCTGGCTGGGCCTGCAGATCGAGGACGACGTCGAGGTGTACCGCCTCTCCGCGCACGCGGTGGGCGCCCTCGAGATCGCGGGACGAGCCGGTGGCGGACGCGCGCGCGTCTCCCGCTCGCGCGTGCGCACGCTGCTCGATGCCGTCGAACGTCTGGCGCGCGACGCCGAGAGCGACCCCGCCCGCCGCCGCGAGGCGTTGCTGGCGGAGCGCGCCGCCCTGGATGCCGAGATCGCGGCGCTCGAGGAGGGTGAGGTCGTTCCCCCGGACGACGATCACCTGCTCGAGGAGGCGGAGAACGTCATCCATCTCGCGCGCGAGCTTCCCGCCGACTTCTCGCGCGTCGCGGAGTCGATCGCGGCGATGCAGCGCGACGTGGTCGCCGAGCTCCGCCGCGACGTGCGCCCCACCGGCGAGGTGCTGCGCGAGTACCTCGAACGCGGCCGCCAGGTGATGCAGGCGACCCCCGAGGGCCGGGCGTTTCAGGGCGCCCTGCGGCTCATCGGCGACCCCGAGCGCATCGACGACCTCACCGACCAGCTGCACGCCGTGCTCACCCAGCCGTTCTCGCGTCTGATGACACCGGAGCAGCGGACCGAGCTCGACGCCATCGCCCGGCGCGTCGAAGCCGGAGTGCAGGAGGTGCTGACCGCGCAGCGGCGCGCCTCCCACGTCATCACCGCCCAGGTGCGCACGCACGATCCGATCCGCGACCGTCAGGTCGACGATCTCTTGCGCGGCGTGATGGCGGGGCTGCACCGCTGGAGCCAGACCCGCGCGCCCGGCCGCGTCGAGCCGGTGCGCACCCTGCCGCTCGCCGACGTGGGGCACCTGCGCCAGTCGATCAGTGACGTGCGCCCTCCCGGAGCGCCCGAGCCCCTGGCATCCGGAGATTCCGACGTCGAGTTCGTCGACGCCGACACGCGCGCGTGGGGCGGACCGCATTACGCCGAGCTCGAGGCCTACGTCGCACGGCTGGGCGACGGCTTCGACCTCGCGGAAGCGTTCGCGGCGGCGGATGCCGAGACCCGGCGCCCCGTGGACCTCGTCGGTCTGCTCGAGATCGTGCACCGCGGCGGCTTGACCGAGACGGACGACGTCTCGATCGTGGAGGCCGTGCGCCCCGACGGGACGACACGGCGCTTCGCGTTCGGGGCGGTCAGAGCAGACACCTTCGCAGAACAGGATGCCGATGACTGA
- a CDS encoding DUF4194 domain-containing protein codes for MENDPDALFAGDRGTLDADVRRVLVRILQRRFLLAENSPAEWKLLLEHQQMIESRLNDLFVRLVVDHARGVAYKEQVRSDEVDVPILLKDEAYSRAETLVLVYLRTVFQRETTAGTASARVDVEEVEQTVLTYFSETDGTRASQQRAVRTAIARLDREGIIEEESEGRYRIGPLIEIVLSAEILRELQNWLDEQTADAGPATSREPEAPASASPENAEGDLLS; via the coding sequence ATGGAGAACGACCCCGACGCCCTGTTCGCCGGCGACCGCGGCACACTCGACGCCGACGTGCGGCGCGTGCTCGTGAGGATCCTGCAGCGCCGCTTCCTGCTGGCGGAGAACTCTCCCGCCGAGTGGAAGCTGCTGCTCGAGCACCAGCAGATGATCGAGTCCCGCCTGAACGACCTGTTCGTGCGGCTCGTGGTCGACCACGCCCGCGGTGTCGCGTACAAGGAGCAGGTGCGCAGCGACGAGGTCGACGTCCCGATCCTGCTGAAGGACGAGGCGTACTCACGCGCCGAGACGCTCGTGCTGGTGTACCTGCGGACGGTCTTCCAGCGCGAGACGACCGCGGGCACGGCATCCGCCCGCGTCGATGTCGAAGAGGTCGAGCAGACCGTCCTGACCTACTTCAGCGAGACCGACGGCACGCGCGCGAGTCAGCAGCGTGCCGTGCGCACCGCGATCGCGCGCCTCGATCGCGAGGGCATCATCGAGGAGGAGTCCGAGGGCCGTTACCGCATCGGACCCCTGATCGAGATCGTGCTCAGCGCCGAGATCCTGCGCGAGCTTCAGAACTGGTTGGACGAACAGACGGCGGATGCCGGACCGGCCACGTCACGCGAGCCCGAGGCGCCGGCATCCGCTTCCCCCGAAAACGCCGAGGGAGACCTCCTCTCATGA
- a CDS encoding ATP-binding protein — MTMLETLFGLIPAASRGQQWVAEDLQLINWGGYDGTHRVRFAPTATLLCGGSGSGKSTLMDAYVALMMPHTTPFNGASNGAVVGRPRGQEQRNILSYGRGKLDESRTDEGTKVRVLRGDGVDTWTAIAMTWADHDGARFTAVRAWYIPATARTLDDAVKVRATVHGAFDLRELERAAQSHLSDSAVRATGLDTLATDREFSARLHAVLGIGAAGAGTKAMSLLARIQAGQQITTVDDLYKRMVLEEPETLTVAEAVVSHFDGLEGTRTRMLEARQQVRALQPIRAMKTRIDEAAERLRLIDALGRFTDPESRASLWRAQRRVDLLGAVEDELRERTHATDALVRERQALADAAEAEREGLGDVLRAAGGARLDAAQRELRGLERRLAGMQRDRERFDAALAVLSVEVTTEKQFASLVDEARRTLGDTDAKSAVRDAFVAASSHHTDLRQQLSALEAEHRRTQTREDNIPPRLHEAREALAEAAGLTAADLPFVAELVDVRTEFEPWRGAFTLALGGFATTLLVDAAHLASFRTAIDGVRLSERLRFEGVSTGLPERAGLDPATLPGRLEYRSSPFTGWLQDRLEQQFAFVCVDSSSELSAHRLALTISGQTSQGARGAHGGSTRHSVLGFSSRVRLTELGEQIVTVRRDLSSAKAAVDEASAALDAFDERRSALEKIADLSWDQVDVASVQRDLERWNETITEITAGNPRIAELQEQISGAKARVARLREEIGGAKTEQQALAARWAEITDDVDGANERIERAEDAEMALSSDETAYLDSLFVTPSGDSASPSQSLARFDAALESASRLLLEEQRSAQETWGDQRESLRRTLTAFTDRWPSPNLLADPDESLGDFERILVELEASGLHELEAEWRDSLLRLSGNDLTNLDSALTRALREIRERIAPINDIMQDLPFYDDEHRLQIVPRENQSEVRRRFRRELRDVRAAIDAASSDEEREAVYGRMARLINRIRPTAPDFADLIDVRNHVRVSAERFRADTGEHVALYDHIGEKSGGESQELIAFIVGAALRYQLGDAGAERPRYAPVFLDEALIKADAHFTKRAIGAWRGLGFQLVIGAPNDKYSAIEPHVDVEYDILKDTRGRSWAKAKVGLPAEG, encoded by the coding sequence ATGACCATGCTCGAGACCCTGTTCGGGCTCATCCCCGCCGCGTCCCGCGGTCAGCAGTGGGTGGCCGAAGACCTGCAGCTCATCAACTGGGGCGGTTACGACGGCACGCACCGCGTGCGCTTCGCGCCGACCGCGACGCTGCTGTGCGGCGGGTCGGGCTCGGGCAAGTCGACGCTCATGGACGCGTACGTCGCGCTGATGATGCCGCACACCACGCCCTTCAACGGCGCGTCGAACGGGGCGGTCGTCGGGCGTCCACGCGGCCAGGAACAGCGCAATATCCTCTCCTACGGCCGCGGCAAGCTCGACGAGTCGCGCACCGACGAGGGCACGAAGGTGCGTGTGCTGCGCGGTGACGGCGTCGACACCTGGACGGCGATCGCGATGACGTGGGCCGACCACGACGGGGCCCGCTTCACCGCGGTGCGCGCGTGGTACATCCCGGCGACGGCGCGCACACTCGACGACGCCGTCAAGGTGCGCGCCACCGTGCACGGCGCGTTCGACCTGCGGGAGCTCGAGCGGGCGGCGCAGAGTCACCTCTCCGACTCCGCCGTGCGGGCGACGGGTCTCGACACGCTCGCCACCGACCGCGAGTTCTCGGCACGGTTGCACGCGGTGCTCGGCATCGGGGCCGCGGGCGCGGGGACGAAGGCGATGAGCCTGCTCGCCCGCATCCAAGCCGGGCAGCAGATCACCACGGTCGACGACCTGTACAAGCGGATGGTGCTCGAGGAGCCCGAGACGCTCACGGTCGCCGAGGCGGTCGTGTCGCACTTCGACGGCCTCGAGGGCACGCGCACACGCATGCTCGAGGCGCGACAGCAGGTGCGCGCCCTGCAGCCGATCCGCGCCATGAAGACGCGTATCGACGAGGCCGCCGAGCGCCTGCGGCTGATCGACGCCCTCGGACGCTTCACCGATCCGGAGTCGCGCGCCTCGCTGTGGCGCGCGCAGCGGCGGGTCGACCTGCTCGGCGCCGTCGAAGACGAGCTGCGCGAGCGCACGCACGCGACCGACGCGCTCGTGCGCGAGCGGCAGGCTCTCGCCGACGCCGCCGAGGCCGAGCGCGAGGGCCTCGGCGACGTGCTGCGTGCGGCGGGCGGCGCCCGCCTCGACGCCGCCCAGCGGGAGCTCCGCGGTCTCGAGCGACGGCTCGCGGGCATGCAGCGCGATCGCGAGCGGTTCGACGCCGCTCTCGCGGTGTTGTCGGTCGAGGTGACGACGGAGAAGCAGTTCGCGTCGCTCGTCGACGAAGCCCGCCGCACCCTCGGCGACACGGATGCCAAGAGCGCGGTGCGCGACGCCTTCGTGGCCGCGAGCAGCCACCACACCGACCTGCGTCAGCAGCTGTCCGCGCTCGAGGCCGAGCACCGCCGCACGCAGACGCGCGAGGACAACATTCCTCCGCGCCTGCACGAGGCGCGCGAAGCGCTCGCGGAGGCCGCGGGTCTCACCGCCGCCGACCTGCCGTTCGTCGCCGAGCTGGTCGACGTCCGCACGGAGTTCGAGCCGTGGCGCGGAGCGTTCACCCTCGCGTTGGGCGGCTTCGCCACGACGTTGCTCGTGGATGCCGCGCATCTGGCCTCCTTCCGCACCGCCATCGACGGCGTCCGGCTGTCGGAACGTCTGCGGTTCGAGGGCGTGTCGACGGGGCTGCCCGAACGCGCGGGCCTGGATCCGGCGACCCTGCCGGGGCGGCTGGAGTACCGCTCCTCCCCCTTCACCGGCTGGCTCCAGGACCGGCTCGAGCAGCAGTTCGCGTTCGTGTGCGTGGATTCGTCGTCCGAGCTGTCCGCGCATCGCCTGGCGCTGACCATCTCGGGTCAGACGAGCCAGGGTGCGCGCGGCGCGCACGGCGGCTCGACGCGGCACAGTGTGCTGGGCTTCTCGTCGCGCGTGCGGCTGACCGAGCTCGGGGAGCAGATCGTCACGGTGCGCCGCGACCTGTCGTCGGCGAAGGCCGCGGTCGACGAGGCGTCCGCCGCGCTCGACGCGTTCGACGAGCGACGCAGCGCGCTGGAGAAGATCGCAGACCTGTCGTGGGACCAGGTGGATGTGGCATCCGTTCAGCGCGATCTCGAACGCTGGAACGAGACGATCACCGAGATCACCGCGGGAAACCCCAGGATCGCCGAGCTGCAGGAGCAGATCTCGGGCGCGAAAGCCCGGGTGGCGCGGCTGCGCGAGGAGATCGGCGGGGCCAAGACCGAGCAGCAGGCCCTCGCCGCCCGCTGGGCGGAGATCACGGACGACGTGGACGGTGCCAACGAGCGCATCGAGCGGGCGGAGGATGCCGAGATGGCGCTGTCGTCCGACGAGACGGCGTACCTGGACAGCCTCTTCGTGACGCCATCGGGGGATTCCGCCTCTCCGTCGCAGTCGCTCGCGCGTTTCGATGCCGCCCTCGAATCGGCCTCGCGGCTCCTGCTCGAGGAACAGCGCTCGGCGCAGGAGACGTGGGGCGATCAGCGCGAGAGCCTGCGGCGCACGCTCACGGCGTTCACCGACCGCTGGCCGAGTCCGAACCTGCTCGCCGACCCCGACGAGTCGCTCGGCGACTTCGAGCGGATCCTCGTCGAGCTGGAGGCGAGCGGCTTGCACGAGCTCGAGGCGGAGTGGCGCGATTCGCTGCTGCGCCTCTCGGGCAACGACCTGACCAACCTCGATTCCGCGCTGACGCGGGCGCTGCGCGAGATCCGCGAGCGCATCGCACCCATCAACGACATCATGCAGGACCTGCCGTTCTACGACGACGAGCACCGCCTCCAGATCGTGCCGCGCGAGAACCAGTCGGAGGTGCGGCGCCGGTTCCGTCGCGAGTTGCGCGATGTGCGTGCCGCGATCGACGCGGCGTCGTCGGACGAGGAGCGCGAGGCGGTCTACGGCCGGATGGCGCGACTGATCAATCGCATTCGCCCCACGGCTCCCGACTTCGCCGACCTGATCGATGTACGCAACCACGTGCGGGTCAGCGCCGAGCGCTTCCGCGCCGACACGGGGGAACACGTCGCGCTGTACGACCACATCGGGGAGAAGTCCGGGGGCGAATCGCAGGAACTGATCGCCTTCATCGTCGGTGCGGCTCTGCGGTACCAGCTCGGGGATGCCGGGGCCGAGCGGCCTCGCTACGCGCCGGTGTTCCTCGACGAGG